From Coccinella septempunctata chromosome 4, icCocSept1.1, whole genome shotgun sequence, a single genomic window includes:
- the LOC123312078 gene encoding protein slowmo, translating into MCHILTVNSTTLFGVVTRSGIILKNRQKKMRIWTSEYTFNHSWETVAIAAWRKYPNPHNPAVIGTDVIDRKVVDGVLHSHRLVSSKWYFPRWAQALIGSANICYASEESEVNPNSRSMTLRTINLTFCSHIAVNETLNYVPHPEDSSKTLLKQEAVVTVKGVPLSSYMEDLLTNKISNNAGKGREAIEWVITKLDKEVQDFSRTTDLMIEQTKKSISYLGRGMDNLLSQDA; encoded by the exons ATGTGTCACATTTTGACAGTGAACTCGACGACGTTGTTTGGTGTGGTCACTCGCTCCggaataattttaaaaaatcgtcaaaaaAAAATGAGGATTTGGACTAGCGAATATACGTTCAA TCATTCCTGGGAGACTGTAGCTATAGCTGCTTGGAGGAAATATCCTAATCCTCATAATCCAGCAGTCATTGGTACAGATGTAATAGACAGAAAAGTTGTGGATGGTGTCTTGCATTCCCATAGATTAGTCAGCTCCAAATGGTATTTCCCTAGATGGGCTCAAGCT TTAATTGGATCAGCCAATATATGCTACGCTAGTGAAGAAAGTGAAGTGAACCCTAATTCAAGATCCATGACCTTAAGGACAATAAACCTCACTTTCTGCAGCCACATAGCAGTTAATGAAACTCTTAATTATGTACCTCACCCCGAAGATTCTTCAAAGACTCTGCTGAAACAAGAAGCTGTAGTTACTGTTAAAGGAGTACCTCTGTCGAGTTACATGGAAGATCTCTTAACGAACAAGATATCGAACAATGCTGGTAAAGGAAGAGAGGCAATTGAGTGGGTTATAACAAAGCTCGATAAAGAGGTGCAAGATTTCTCCAGGACAACAGATTTGATGATTGAACAAACTAAAAAGTCGATTTCTTACTTAGGAAGGGGGATGGACAATCTACTCAGTCAGGATGCGTAA
- the LOC123311049 gene encoding uncharacterized protein LOC123311049, with translation MSFQTQDVKPKKLLGYPLTTKQEVLVNYLVPSIGACILYIFLFSSEVGLVHRHFANWHKTLAWWSLAIMYLPAVVSNITILSCSELWPERKFGGKKNLLWLCQKTAQHFFFPISSLWRFAERIFWSIEAYRSEDEESKQLAIQNATTPRTIELYMFLQAFLHSLPQILFQLYLLMRHSHTTDKQTAHSQFMSIIFNLTKLAITVTYYQRFKTQKLAGAQYPWYKSNKYQKDPNLSEVILRKKPKLKANLIARSTKGISDVSDNKIEEDLYERPVNRRSSDLYLEPDIRGTYLPPYSSRVPSMIHQLRRMSRYRVRTSISEGTTSSAQPDFNIRRVLFIKGLPEDDLAGKLISFCWWSAFLLARILAILAFQYFYPVQVLYILVSHFILTLAILCYDAKSNSFTRSKVLFFLFVCYIYLFCIIEFKIKFKKAKFIYYGFFTLVYLENFVMCLVWWYGDLEYVEEEFWFKYMFNIIVICSLFSFVSMVFYMTVNKPDKVIVGQVVL, from the exons ATGTCTTTCCAAACTCAAGATGTCAAACCAAAAAAACTATTGGGATATCCCCTGACTACAAAGCAAGAAGTTTTAGTGAATTATTTGGTTCCATCTATAGGTGCTTgcatcctgtatatttttctattctcatcagaAGTTGGGCTTGTTCATAGACATTTCGCCAATTGGCATAAGACTTTGGCATGGTGGTCGTTGGCGATAATGTACCTTCCAGCCGTTGTAAGCAACATTACTATTCTTTCGTGCTCAGAATTGTGGCCCGAGAGAAAATTTGGCGGTAAAAAGAATCTTCTTTGGCTTTGTCAAAAAACTGCTCAACATTTCTTTTTCCCCATAAGTAGTTTGTGGAG attcgCAGAAAGGATATTCTGGTCGATAGAAGCTTATAGATCAGAAGATGAGGAATCGAAACAATTGGCTATCCAAAATGCCACAACACCAAGAACAATCGAACTCTACATGTTTCTACAAGCATTTCTACATTCTCTGCCTCAGATTCTTTTCCAGTTATATCTGCTGATGCGACATTCTCACACTACAGATAAACAAACAG CCCATTCTCAATTCATGAGTATAATATTCAACCTAACGAAGTTGGCAATAACCGTAACCTATTACCAAAGATTCAAAACACAGAAGCTAGCTGGTGCTCAGTATCCATGGTATAAATCTAATAAATACCAGAAAGATCCGAATCTAAGCGAAGTTATTTTACGTAAAAAACCAAAACTGAAAGCAAATTTGATAGCAAGAAGTACGAAGGGTATATCGGATGTCTCAGACAATAAGATAGAGGAAGATTTGTATGAGAGACCTGTTAACAGAAGAAGCAGCGATCTGTATTTGGAGCCAGACATAAGAGGAACTTATTTACCTCCGTATTCTTCAAGAGTTCCTTCGATGATTCATCAACTGAGAAGGATGAGTCGATACAGGGTCAGAACCAGTATTTCTGAGGGAACAACTTCCTCTGCACAGCCAGATTTCAACATTCGTAGAGTACTCTTCATCAAAGGGCTGCCTGAAGATGACTTGGCAGGAAAACTCATTTCGTTTTGTTGGTGGTCAGCGTTTCTCCTGGCAAGAATCTTGGCAATCCTAGCATTCCAATATTTTTATCCAGTACAAGTCCTATACATCCTTGTATCTCATTTTATCTTAACCTTAGCCATTCTTTGCTACGACGCAAAATCCAACAGTTTTACCAGATCTAAagtattatttttcctttttgtaTGTTACATCTACCTTTTTTGCATCATCGAATTCAAGATCAAATTTAAAAAGGCTAAATTCATATACTACGGTTTCTTCACTTTGGTTTATCTCGAGAATTTCGTAATGTGTTTAGTATGGTGGTATGGAGATTTGGAGTACGTTGAAGAAGAGTTTTGGTTCAAATATATGTTCAATATAATCGTAATTTGTTCTCTTTTCAGTTTCGTTTCTATGGTATTTTATATGACCGTGAATAAACCTGATAAGGTTATTGTTGGACAAGTTGTATTGTGA